From a region of the Brevibacterium siliguriense genome:
- a CDS encoding MBL fold metallo-hydrolase, producing the protein MLLERIFDADLAHASYVIACQASKEAIVVDPRRDIAVYREFAAHHGLTITAVTETHIHADYLSGTRELAAATGATMYVSAEGGPDWTYGAGFDDAIQLRDGDEITLGNINLRASHTPGHTPEHLSFLVTDGAQADAPGFMLTGDFVFVGDIGRPDLLDEAAGGSDTRFAGARHLFASLRDRLLTLPDYVQILPAHGAGSACGKALGAIPTSTVGYERTFAWWSPYLERGDEQGFVDELLSGQPDAHAYFARMKTENREGPSLLGKLSDLEELDAGRLQERIDDGSTVLIDTRPIEDVHAGTPAGALHIPGPGKAASFGAWVFDPATESTPIVVLADDAEQAAEYRDHLIRVGIDTVTGYVTSLAGMVLHPVDLVDPANLADSTDIRLVDVRSKNEHAGGHIPGATQLSGGRALWELDRLPSEGRIVTYCQSGTRSSITASALRRAGYQVAELAGSYDAWRSLGS; encoded by the coding sequence ATGCTCCTCGAACGCATCTTCGACGCCGACCTCGCCCACGCCAGCTACGTCATCGCATGCCAGGCGAGCAAGGAGGCGATCGTTGTCGATCCCCGCAGAGATATCGCGGTCTATCGCGAATTCGCAGCTCACCACGGACTGACGATCACCGCGGTCACCGAGACCCACATCCACGCCGATTACCTCTCCGGCACCCGCGAGCTCGCCGCGGCCACGGGCGCGACAATGTACGTTTCCGCGGAGGGAGGCCCCGACTGGACCTACGGGGCGGGCTTCGACGATGCCATTCAGCTGCGCGACGGTGACGAGATCACCCTCGGCAACATCAACCTGCGCGCCTCGCACACCCCCGGCCACACGCCCGAGCACCTGTCCTTCCTCGTCACCGACGGCGCACAGGCCGATGCACCGGGATTCATGCTCACCGGTGACTTCGTCTTCGTCGGAGACATCGGACGCCCGGACCTCCTCGACGAGGCTGCCGGCGGCTCCGACACCCGCTTCGCCGGTGCCCGACACCTCTTCGCCAGTCTCCGCGACCGTCTGCTCACGCTGCCCGACTATGTGCAGATCCTGCCGGCTCACGGCGCGGGAAGCGCCTGCGGCAAGGCCTTGGGCGCCATACCCACGTCGACGGTCGGATACGAGCGCACCTTCGCCTGGTGGTCTCCGTACCTCGAACGCGGCGATGAGCAGGGCTTCGTCGACGAACTGCTCTCCGGGCAGCCCGACGCGCACGCCTACTTCGCCAGAATGAAGACCGAGAACCGAGAGGGGCCATCACTCCTCGGCAAGCTCAGTGACCTTGAAGAACTCGACGCGGGCCGTCTGCAGGAGCGGATCGACGACGGATCGACCGTCCTCATCGACACCCGGCCGATCGAAGACGTCCACGCAGGAACGCCTGCCGGTGCTCTGCACATCCCGGGCCCCGGCAAGGCTGCGAGCTTCGGAGCCTGGGTCTTCGACCCGGCCACGGAGTCGACGCCGATCGTCGTCCTCGCCGATGACGCAGAGCAGGCAGCGGAGTATCGGGATCATCTCATCAGGGTCGGAATCGACACGGTCACCGGCTACGTCACCTCACTTGCCGGCATGGTACTGCATCCGGTCGACCTGGTCGACCCGGCGAACCTCGCAGATTCCACCGACATCCGCCTCGTCGATGTCCGCTCGAAGAACGAGCACGCTGGGGGCCACATCCCCGGTGCGACCCAACTCAGCGGCGGCCGAGCCCTGTGGGAACTCGACCGCCTGCCCAGCGAAGGCCGGATCGTCACCTACTGCCAGAGCGGCACCCGGAGCAGCATCACGGCAAGCGCCCTGCGCCGCGCCGGATACCAGGTCGCGGAGCTCGCCGGCTCCTATGACGCGTGGCGGTCCCTCGGTTCCTGA
- a CDS encoding metal-sensitive transcriptional regulator, giving the protein MLADPDAQKKVLNRLRRAQGQLGAVITAVEDGSHCRDVIHQLSAVSKALDRAGFLIISTALRECLEDDEDEVRTEELEKLFLSMA; this is encoded by the coding sequence ATGCTCGCCGACCCTGACGCGCAGAAGAAGGTCCTCAATCGACTGCGCCGGGCACAGGGGCAGCTCGGCGCGGTGATCACCGCGGTCGAGGACGGAAGCCACTGCCGCGATGTGATCCATCAGCTCTCGGCGGTGTCGAAGGCGCTCGACCGGGCGGGATTCCTCATCATCTCGACGGCACTGCGGGAGTGCCTCGAGGATGACGAGGACGAAGTGCGCACCGAAGAGCTCGAGAAGCTGTTCCTCTCAATGGCCTGA